A single genomic interval of Bacillus smithii harbors:
- a CDS encoding YjfB family protein — MDISALSVGLHQIQLQQSVGIALTKKAMDAAQVQSQAMINMIQQSAVPAPHPTSGHKIDVSV; from the coding sequence ATGGATATTTCCGCATTATCGGTTGGATTGCATCAGATCCAGCTGCAGCAAAGCGTCGGGATTGCCTTGACAAAGAAAGCGATGGATGCGGCGCAGGTTCAAAGCCAAGCGATGATCAATATGATCCAACAGTCGGCGGTTCCCGCTCCCCATCCGACGTCCGGACATAAGATTGATGTCAGTGTTTAA
- a CDS encoding ATP-binding protein: MILLKPDGQIEYMNNKAQKLIGHKSQSEPKNIFQCFAHPDINKKLQDCMDGTCEQFVAHVHSRPHLFLFHKGIGHPPSSHYLYIFSLDQLKNVENHNNWNESLLTSIGEMSAGIAHEVRNPLTAVKGFLQLLNQSYKPEYIEIAQSELERAITILNELMSVSKPEFDQEKRTTFSISAEIESILLLFQNQLYNIKVVKKLEHPSAVITGKKGQIKKALFNIVKNAIEAMPKGGILTIEQYEDHEGVHIRIADTGVGIPKDKLRMLGTPFFSLKEDGTGMGVAQVFSAMQNNNAFVQVESEEGKGTAFCLHFPKGIRHLDPFSRRDIMAKTISLEKELTEFLIQNIDQYAKQWVQYLQEHKSYYNHFDASKDAEEEQFNQCKRFINLVVRSIPEIKAEEIMDWSKELGTSRAKTDFPIHLAWEFFQSSRSMIWEAIHSFYQQTGTSLVIDEFFSLERKVNNIIDMMINSYTAYYVQYKDELLKSQRETVDELSVPVIPITDKICILPIVGTVDTYRAKKIREKTLFKVKEFKARKLIIDVSGVPFVDTAVVNHLFKIVRGIKLLGCSTILTGISPEIADTMIELGIEIGEGLETRSDLQQALQEIGFGFEHASNHMKTKR, encoded by the coding sequence TTGATTCTGCTTAAGCCGGACGGCCAAATTGAATATATGAACAATAAGGCCCAGAAATTAATAGGGCATAAAAGCCAGTCCGAACCGAAAAATATTTTTCAGTGCTTTGCTCATCCGGACATCAATAAAAAGCTTCAAGACTGTATGGATGGGACTTGCGAACAATTTGTCGCTCATGTTCACTCAAGACCTCATCTTTTTTTGTTCCATAAAGGCATTGGTCATCCGCCCTCAAGTCATTATTTGTATATCTTCAGCCTTGATCAGCTGAAGAATGTAGAAAATCACAATAATTGGAATGAGAGCTTATTAACTTCCATCGGTGAGATGTCAGCCGGCATCGCTCATGAAGTAAGAAACCCTTTAACAGCTGTAAAAGGATTTTTGCAATTATTGAATCAATCCTATAAACCAGAGTACATCGAAATTGCTCAAAGCGAACTGGAACGGGCGATTACCATTTTAAATGAGCTCATGAGCGTTTCCAAACCGGAATTTGATCAAGAAAAACGAACCACGTTTTCCATCTCCGCTGAAATTGAATCGATTTTGCTGCTGTTTCAAAACCAACTTTATAACATTAAAGTCGTCAAAAAATTGGAACATCCAAGCGCCGTTATTACGGGGAAAAAGGGCCAAATCAAAAAAGCGCTTTTCAACATTGTGAAAAATGCGATCGAAGCGATGCCCAAAGGCGGAATCTTGACGATTGAACAGTATGAAGATCATGAGGGAGTCCATATTAGAATTGCGGATACCGGCGTCGGCATCCCGAAGGATAAATTACGAATGCTCGGCACCCCTTTCTTCAGTTTAAAAGAAGACGGAACGGGAATGGGAGTGGCGCAAGTGTTTTCAGCCATGCAAAACAATAATGCATTCGTTCAAGTAGAAAGCGAAGAAGGAAAAGGGACTGCTTTTTGTTTGCACTTTCCAAAAGGCATCCGGCATTTAGATCCATTCTCCAGGAGGGATATTATGGCGAAAACGATTTCTTTAGAAAAAGAATTAACCGAATTTTTGATCCAAAACATCGATCAATATGCGAAACAATGGGTTCAATATTTGCAAGAGCATAAAAGCTATTATAATCACTTTGACGCAAGCAAAGACGCGGAAGAGGAACAGTTCAATCAATGTAAGCGTTTTATCAACCTCGTCGTGAGAAGCATTCCGGAAATTAAAGCGGAAGAAATCATGGACTGGTCGAAAGAGCTTGGTACATCAAGGGCCAAAACCGATTTTCCCATTCATCTGGCTTGGGAATTTTTCCAATCTTCCCGAAGCATGATTTGGGAGGCCATTCATTCCTTTTATCAACAAACCGGCACCAGTCTGGTCATCGATGAGTTTTTTTCACTCGAACGGAAAGTCAATAATATTATTGATATGATGATTAACTCCTACACAGCTTATTATGTTCAATATAAAGACGAATTGCTGAAAAGCCAGCGCGAGACCGTCGATGAGTTGTCCGTGCCCGTTATACCTATCACCGATAAAATATGTATTCTTCCGATTGTGGGCACTGTCGATACATATCGAGCGAAAAAAATTCGCGAGAAGACTCTTTTTAAAGTGAAAGAGTTTAAAGCGCGCAAATTAATCATTGACGTCTCCGGAGTTCCATTCGTTGACACCGCTGTCGTCAATCATCTTTTTAAAATTGTGAGAGGGATTAAACTGCTGGGATGTTCCACCATCTTAACCGGAATCAGTCCGGAGATCGCCGATACGATGATCGAACTCGGCATCGAAATTGGAGAAGGGCTGGAAACCCGCTCCGACCTTCAACAGGCACTCCAAGAAATCGGCTTTGGCTTTGAACATGCTTCGAACCATATGAAAACAAAAAGATAA
- a CDS encoding MFS transporter — protein sequence MLNAYLLTICALLPIVGKISDMVGRTRIYNYGFLIFTLGSLWCGLAHSLAGLIVARIVQAIGASCMMANNQAIVSVTFASGGRGRAMGITGAMVSIGSLTGPGIGGILIGHFGWPAIFFINIPIGILGFIAGWFILPRTKLNKDKEPFDYAGSVLFMIGMVAFLYTASKGEDWGWGSIRTVSLGLLAILFLLTFYIWERKTRFPMLDFSLYRIRAFRIGNITALLSFVALFCSNVMMPFYLQNILGFSPQKTGYMMMVYPMVMAVVAPFAGWLSDKIGSAYLTTGGLLVNALGFALLNTLSMKESMWMVALHLAIFGLGHGLFQSPNNSSVMGAVPRPQLGTAGGLNALVRNAGMVLGVSFSVTLLTFRMNQLSGHTGQVSAHDSDPALMMQALHTVFWAAFAICLFGAMLSALRLTQKTQPTM from the coding sequence GTGTTAAACGCCTATCTGTTGACGATTTGCGCTCTTTTGCCGATTGTCGGAAAGATTTCCGATATGGTGGGGCGTACGCGGATTTATAATTATGGGTTTCTCATTTTTACCTTGGGGTCGTTATGGTGCGGGCTTGCCCACTCGCTTGCAGGATTGATCGTCGCGCGGATTGTTCAAGCGATAGGCGCTTCCTGTATGATGGCGAACAACCAAGCAATTGTATCGGTGACGTTCGCAAGCGGCGGCCGCGGCCGGGCGATGGGTATTACAGGAGCGATGGTTTCGATCGGATCGCTGACAGGCCCGGGGATCGGCGGGATTTTAATCGGCCATTTCGGCTGGCCGGCCATCTTTTTTATTAACATTCCCATTGGGATTCTCGGCTTTATCGCGGGTTGGTTTATTTTGCCGCGCACGAAACTCAACAAAGATAAGGAGCCGTTCGATTATGCGGGTTCGGTTTTGTTTATGATTGGAATGGTGGCCTTTTTATACACCGCCTCCAAAGGAGAAGACTGGGGCTGGGGTTCAATCAGAACGGTTTCGCTCGGACTGTTGGCCATCCTCTTCTTGCTCACGTTTTACATTTGGGAACGAAAAACGCGGTTTCCGATGCTGGACTTTTCTCTTTACCGGATCCGCGCATTCCGCATCGGCAATATCACGGCGTTATTGTCGTTTGTCGCCCTTTTTTGCTCGAACGTGATGATGCCGTTTTATTTGCAAAACATCCTCGGGTTCTCCCCGCAAAAAACCGGTTATATGATGATGGTGTATCCAATGGTGATGGCGGTTGTGGCTCCGTTTGCTGGCTGGCTTTCCGATAAAATCGGGTCGGCGTATTTAACGACCGGGGGGTTGCTGGTGAATGCGCTTGGGTTCGCCTTATTGAATACATTGTCGATGAAAGAAAGCATGTGGATGGTAGCCCTTCACTTAGCGATTTTTGGGCTTGGCCACGGTTTATTCCAGTCACCGAACAATTCCAGCGTAATGGGCGCTGTTCCCCGTCCGCAGCTGGGGACAGCGGGAGGCTTGAACGCCCTTGTCCGCAATGCCGGAATGGTATTAGGCGTTTCCTTTTCGGTTACGTTGCTCACATTCCGCATGAATCAGCTGAGCGGGCATACTGGACAAGTTTCCGCCCACGACAGCGACCCGGCGCTGATGATGCAGGCTTTGCATACGGTCTTCTGGGCAGCGTTTGCGATTTGCTTATTTGGCGCGATGCTTTCCGCACTTCGCCTTACGCAAAAAACCCAGCCCACCATGTAG
- a CDS encoding amino acid permease: MSTLFRKKSINEMLAQSQKKELKRSLGLLDLIFLGVGCVIGTGIFVITGVVAAQSAGPAIILSFILAGIACALAAFCYAEFSSAVPISGSVYTYTYATLGEIFAFLIGWDLMLEYVLAISAVAAGWSAYFQSLLAGFGLKIPTILSSAPGTGHGGAVDLLAILIILFITALVSRGVKESTRFNNVMVIIKLAVIIAFIAAGLGYVKPDNWTPFMPYGFSGVVTSAATVFFAYIGFDVIATASEEVKRPQRDMPIGIITSLAICTILYIGVSLILTGMIPYQKLNVADPVAFALKFVGQDRMAGIISVGAVAGITTVLLALIYAQVRLSYAMSRDGLLPKVLGRVHPTFQTPFINTWITGILAAAISGFVDLTTLAHLVNMGTLAAFTLISISIIVLRKKYPDLKPSFSVPFVPVLPAISAIICIYLSLSLPGITWISFLIWLAIGTFFYYIYARNHSHLARHDIHQSKKEVV, from the coding sequence ATGAGTACACTGTTTCGAAAAAAATCGATCAATGAAATGCTGGCACAAAGCCAGAAAAAAGAGCTGAAGCGATCTCTTGGATTGCTGGACTTAATCTTTCTTGGCGTCGGCTGCGTGATTGGAACAGGCATTTTTGTCATAACGGGAGTGGTAGCAGCTCAAAGCGCAGGTCCCGCAATTATTCTTTCCTTCATCTTAGCCGGAATTGCATGCGCGTTGGCTGCTTTTTGCTATGCCGAGTTTTCCTCAGCAGTGCCGATTTCAGGAAGTGTTTATACGTACACATATGCCACACTGGGTGAAATTTTTGCCTTCTTAATTGGCTGGGACTTGATGTTGGAGTACGTGCTGGCGATTTCAGCGGTGGCAGCCGGGTGGTCAGCTTATTTTCAATCCCTTTTGGCTGGTTTTGGACTGAAAATACCGACTATTCTTTCTTCGGCACCCGGCACTGGGCATGGAGGAGCCGTTGATTTACTGGCAATTCTGATTATTTTGTTTATTACTGCTTTAGTTAGCAGAGGAGTAAAGGAAAGCACTCGTTTTAACAATGTCATGGTCATTATCAAGCTGGCGGTCATCATCGCTTTTATCGCTGCCGGACTCGGCTATGTAAAACCGGACAACTGGACGCCGTTTATGCCATATGGTTTTAGCGGAGTTGTTACAAGCGCCGCAACGGTTTTCTTTGCCTATATCGGATTTGATGTCATTGCAACGGCTTCTGAAGAAGTGAAACGGCCGCAGCGTGATATGCCTATCGGGATCATCACTTCCTTAGCTATTTGCACGATCTTGTATATAGGAGTTTCTCTAATCCTAACGGGAATGATCCCTTATCAAAAATTAAATGTTGCCGACCCGGTAGCCTTTGCTCTTAAATTTGTTGGCCAAGACCGGATGGCTGGGATTATATCCGTGGGCGCCGTCGCCGGAATTACGACCGTTCTCCTCGCTTTAATCTATGCACAAGTCCGGCTTTCCTATGCGATGAGCCGGGACGGTCTGCTTCCAAAAGTGCTTGGCCGCGTTCACCCGACTTTTCAAACGCCGTTTATCAACACTTGGATCACAGGTATTTTAGCCGCTGCTATTTCAGGCTTTGTGGATTTAACGACCCTTGCCCATCTTGTCAATATGGGAACCCTTGCTGCTTTTACGTTAATTTCTATCTCTATTATCGTGCTGCGGAAAAAATACCCTGATTTAAAACCATCATTCAGTGTTCCATTTGTTCCGGTGCTCCCGGCGATCAGCGCCATCATCTGCATTTACTTGTCACTAAGCCTGCCGGGAATCACTTGGATCTCTTTTCTGATTTGGCTGGCCATTGGAACGTTCTTTTACTATATCTACGCCAGAAACCACAGCCATTTAGCACGCCACGACATTCATCAATCAAAAAAAGAGGTTGTCTAG
- a CDS encoding anti-sigma regulatory factor, translating to MYRIAIDDERDVYMASSIGKKVAEEFGLDKIQQTKLVVSIMELARNIIYYAVKGEIFITPFPDYGIEILAIDHGPGIKEIEKVLKSEIRSKKGLGLGLSGVQRLMDEFEITSKEDFGTRIRAVKWLNERQGNHHL from the coding sequence GTGTACAGAATAGCGATTGATGATGAAAGAGATGTGTACATGGCCAGTTCCATCGGAAAAAAAGTGGCGGAAGAATTTGGACTGGACAAAATTCAACAAACCAAGCTGGTTGTTTCGATCATGGAATTGGCACGCAATATCATCTATTACGCAGTAAAGGGGGAAATTTTTATTACTCCCTTTCCTGACTACGGAATTGAAATTTTGGCTATCGACCATGGGCCGGGCATCAAAGAGATCGAAAAAGTTCTGAAAAGTGAGATTCGTTCCAAAAAAGGGCTTGGACTCGGTTTATCAGGAGTTCAGCGGTTAATGGATGAATTTGAGATAACCAGCAAAGAAGACTTTGGAACGAGAATCCGCGCCGTGAAATGGTTAAATGAAAGGCAGGGGAACCATCATTTATAA
- the hag gene encoding flagellin Hag: MIINHNIAALNTLNRLNYATNAQSKSMEKLSSGLRINRAGDDAAGLAISEKMRAQIRGLDQASRNAQDGISLIQTAEGALNETHSILQRMRELAVQSANDTNDSNTDRKAIQDEMNQLAREITRISETTQFNGKTLLNGTFSGTGLVFHIGANQDQEITLTISKMDASSLLVGSGDSKTGTGINVSTQSGANAAITVIDNAIKTVATERAKFGAMQNRLEHTINNLSTSSENLSAAESRIRDVDMAKEMMEQTKSSILAQAAQAMLAQANQQPQGVLQLLR; the protein is encoded by the coding sequence ATGATTATCAATCACAATATCGCAGCGTTGAACACGTTGAACAGATTAAACTACGCAACTAATGCCCAATCGAAATCGATGGAAAAATTGTCTTCCGGACTTCGCATCAACCGCGCCGGAGACGATGCTGCAGGACTTGCCATTTCCGAAAAAATGCGCGCCCAAATCCGCGGCTTGGACCAAGCTTCCCGCAACGCTCAAGACGGTATTTCTTTAATTCAAACCGCTGAAGGTGCATTAAATGAAACGCATTCCATTCTTCAACGTATGCGGGAATTAGCTGTTCAATCAGCCAACGATACCAATGATAGCAATACTGATCGTAAAGCCATTCAAGATGAAATGAATCAATTGGCTCGTGAAATCACCCGTATTTCCGAAACCACTCAATTTAACGGAAAAACATTATTGAACGGTACGTTTAGTGGTACTGGACTTGTATTCCATATCGGTGCTAATCAAGACCAAGAAATTACACTAACAATTTCGAAAATGGATGCATCTTCTCTTCTAGTGGGGAGTGGAGACAGTAAAACAGGTACGGGCATCAACGTAAGTACACAGTCTGGTGCTAACGCGGCAATTACTGTTATCGATAACGCGATAAAAACAGTAGCTACAGAACGTGCAAAATTTGGTGCAATGCAAAACCGCTTAGAACATACTATTAATAACTTAAGTACATCTTCCGAAAACTTATCAGCTGCTGAATCCCGTATCCGTGACGTAGATATGGCGAAAGAAATGATGGAACAAACGAAGAGCTCTATTCTTGCTCAAGCTGCCCAAGCAATGTTGGCTCAAGCAAACCAACAACCGCAAGGAGTTCTGCAACTTCTTCGTTAA
- a CDS encoding motility associated factor glycosyltransferase family protein, whose protein sequence is MILVDNRMYLNLHHRELFQKLLPLESQESDQVIVEPTKKGSLTMKIKWNDKIRYLHSKYDPEHEAARLIEKWTNVEQYEQVLFVGIGLGYHIKQFANQYPAMKFSIYEPNPEVLVQFFTHINIKVWPLKNVQSIFTGTDKQQLTIEIQKLLNNGKNILVIPLTAYETIYVNELTFIMKALKEQLLHERTNVATNAAFQKRWTINSIKNFPYVMKTPNILHDVNPSIFKDKPAIIVSAGPSLSEEFENLRYIKEHGLAYIFSVGSAINALINQDIYPDAACTYDPQAHNYRVIQIIKDKGITDIPLVFGSTVGYETLENYPGPMLHMIINQDTVSSYLLGRSEKKNLEILQDAPSIAVVTFELLCRLGAGPIILVGQNLAYLHNRHYAEGISYGNGSDFISDERLNNLPTVKNVYGEEVPTNEGFKDMLRHFEFYIKKYPHIRVINTTKAGANIAGTDFINLDQVIEQYLKEKIVENDWYKSTNQYQKKDLSSHIIEVERDFLSLENLFSKLYGVLSNLERLAKLNSNNNLENELKKFDKAFSKLRNNLFYQVFIHPMMRVQNKRLEGTFQSIRFHKNLVQKAEIIVNETRKFLMDCHAHIQFVEPYFKELKEFIESEC, encoded by the coding sequence ATGATATTAGTTGATAATCGCATGTATTTAAATTTACATCATCGAGAATTGTTTCAAAAATTGTTGCCGCTGGAATCTCAAGAGAGCGATCAAGTTATAGTGGAGCCAACCAAAAAAGGCTCTTTAACAATGAAAATAAAATGGAATGACAAAATTCGTTATCTTCACAGCAAATACGATCCGGAACATGAAGCAGCAAGGCTGATTGAAAAATGGACAAATGTTGAGCAATATGAACAAGTTCTTTTTGTAGGAATTGGGCTAGGGTACCATATAAAACAATTCGCCAATCAATATCCAGCTATGAAATTTTCTATTTATGAACCAAATCCAGAAGTGTTGGTTCAATTTTTTACGCACATCAACATAAAGGTTTGGCCTTTAAAAAATGTACAGTCTATTTTTACTGGAACTGACAAGCAACAATTAACAATCGAGATTCAAAAATTGTTGAATAACGGGAAAAATATACTCGTGATTCCTCTAACGGCTTATGAAACAATTTACGTGAATGAATTAACGTTTATTATGAAGGCATTGAAAGAACAATTGTTACATGAAAGAACTAATGTAGCAACGAATGCAGCGTTTCAAAAGCGATGGACGATCAACTCAATTAAAAATTTTCCATACGTGATGAAAACACCCAATATTTTACATGATGTCAATCCATCGATTTTTAAAGACAAACCAGCTATTATTGTGTCAGCAGGTCCTTCTCTTTCGGAGGAATTTGAAAACTTAAGATATATTAAAGAACATGGTTTGGCCTATATTTTTTCAGTTGGCTCAGCAATCAACGCCTTAATAAATCAAGATATTTATCCGGATGCTGCATGTACATATGATCCGCAAGCTCACAATTATCGTGTCATCCAAATAATTAAAGACAAAGGAATTACAGATATTCCACTAGTATTCGGGAGTACAGTAGGATATGAAACGTTGGAAAACTATCCAGGCCCAATGCTGCATATGATCATTAATCAAGATACTGTTTCTTCCTACTTATTAGGTCGCAGCGAGAAAAAGAATCTAGAAATCTTACAGGATGCCCCTTCTATTGCAGTTGTCACTTTTGAACTATTATGCCGGTTAGGAGCAGGTCCCATTATTTTGGTTGGACAAAATTTGGCTTATTTACATAATCGCCACTATGCCGAAGGAATCAGTTATGGAAATGGTTCGGATTTTATTTCAGACGAGAGACTTAATAACTTACCAACTGTTAAAAATGTTTACGGTGAAGAAGTCCCCACAAATGAGGGATTTAAAGATATGCTTCGACATTTTGAATTTTATATAAAAAAGTATCCTCATATAAGGGTAATTAATACAACGAAAGCAGGAGCGAACATTGCTGGAACCGATTTTATAAATTTGGATCAAGTGATAGAACAGTATTTAAAAGAAAAAATAGTTGAAAACGATTGGTATAAATCTACCAATCAATACCAAAAAAAGGATCTATCTTCTCATATTATAGAAGTGGAACGAGACTTTTTAAGTTTGGAAAATCTTTTTTCAAAGCTTTATGGAGTGTTGAGCAATCTAGAGCGATTAGCAAAATTGAATTCAAATAATAACCTGGAGAATGAGTTAAAAAAATTTGATAAAGCGTTTAGTAAATTAAGAAATAATCTTTTTTATCAAGTTTTTATACATCCAATGATGAGGGTTCAAAATAAACGGCTTGAAGGAACGTTCCAATCGATTCGTTTTCACAAAAATTTAGTTCAAAAAGCAGAAATTATCGTTAATGAAACAAGAAAGTTTTTAATGGATTGTCATGCGCATATTCAATTTGTTGAACCTTACTTTAAAGAGCTAAAAGAATTTATTGAAAGTGAATGTTAG
- a CDS encoding APC family permease, with the protein MYMTLKRLLIGKPLKTNALSEHKLSKRKALAILSSDALSSVAYGPEQVLIVLATVGAAAYWYSIPIAVGILILLIALILSYRQIIYAYPHGGGAYIVSRNNLGETTGLVAGGSLLVDYILTVAVSISAGTDAITSAFPSLHAHSVLISILLVLFITILNLRGLSESATVLSYPVYLFVLALLVLIAVGIQKVATGQIPATAHEPMGHWVDGVSMFLLLKAFTSGCSALTGVEAVSNAIPNFKDPAEKNAARTLMMMGVLLGILFSGITFLAYWYGISPKADETVVSQIADETFGRTPLYYFVQGTTALILVLAANTGFSAFPLLAVNLATDKYLPRMFTIRGDRLGYSNGILFLSIASMILIIAFKGKTENLIPLYAVGVFIPFTLSQTGMIVKWIREKPKGWQWKLVTNFVGAFITFTVVLTLFITKFTHVWVVFVFLPVIITMFYKIKHHYINVGEQLRINPDEQTPPIAGNVVIVPVAGITKVVENSLKYAQSIGDYVIAVYVAFDRESEEAMQEKWKEWQPDVRLLTFVSQYRSLVHPIGRLVDFIEDKAEDHNYQVTVLIPQFLPRKRWHHILHNQSSLLLRAYLLRTKNVVVSTVPYHFKK; encoded by the coding sequence ATGTATATGACATTAAAACGATTGCTGATAGGAAAGCCACTGAAAACCAATGCCCTTAGCGAGCATAAATTAAGCAAAAGGAAAGCGCTGGCCATTTTATCATCCGATGCTTTATCTTCCGTTGCATACGGTCCCGAACAAGTGCTGATCGTCTTAGCTACTGTCGGAGCAGCGGCTTACTGGTACTCCATTCCAATCGCAGTAGGGATTTTGATACTGCTCATAGCGCTCATCCTCTCCTATCGGCAAATTATTTACGCCTACCCTCACGGCGGTGGAGCGTATATCGTATCTCGAAACAACTTGGGCGAAACAACTGGTCTCGTCGCCGGCGGATCGCTCTTGGTCGACTATATTTTAACTGTTGCCGTCAGCATTTCCGCAGGGACGGACGCCATCACTTCGGCATTTCCTTCCCTGCATGCCCACAGTGTGCTGATTTCTATTCTTCTTGTGCTCTTTATTACCATTTTAAACTTGCGTGGGCTGTCTGAGTCGGCAACCGTGTTGTCCTATCCGGTCTATTTGTTCGTATTGGCCTTGCTTGTATTAATTGCGGTCGGAATTCAGAAAGTCGCCACCGGCCAAATCCCGGCTACTGCCCATGAACCGATGGGACATTGGGTGGATGGCGTCAGCATGTTTTTATTGTTAAAAGCTTTTACATCCGGATGTTCTGCGTTAACAGGCGTCGAAGCCGTTTCGAACGCGATTCCGAATTTTAAAGATCCCGCCGAAAAAAATGCGGCCCGCACGCTTATGATGATGGGCGTTTTGCTCGGAATTTTGTTTTCCGGCATTACCTTTTTAGCTTATTGGTACGGTATCAGTCCGAAAGCGGACGAAACCGTCGTTTCTCAAATTGCGGATGAAACATTCGGCCGAACGCCGTTGTATTACTTTGTACAAGGAACGACCGCCTTAATTCTCGTGTTGGCAGCGAATACCGGTTTTTCTGCTTTTCCTCTTCTCGCGGTCAACTTGGCGACAGATAAATATTTGCCGCGTATGTTTACCATTCGTGGCGACCGACTTGGATATTCAAATGGCATTTTGTTTTTAAGCATTGCTTCCATGATTCTGATTATCGCGTTTAAAGGAAAAACGGAAAACTTAATTCCTTTATATGCGGTTGGCGTTTTCATTCCTTTCACCCTCTCTCAAACCGGGATGATTGTGAAATGGATTCGGGAAAAACCAAAAGGATGGCAATGGAAGCTTGTGACTAACTTTGTCGGAGCGTTTATAACCTTTACGGTCGTTCTGACGTTGTTCATTACAAAATTTACTCATGTTTGGGTTGTTTTCGTCTTTTTGCCTGTAATCATTACCATGTTTTATAAAATTAAGCATCATTATATCAACGTGGGAGAACAATTGCGGATCAACCCTGATGAACAAACTCCGCCTATTGCGGGCAATGTCGTCATCGTTCCGGTCGCCGGAATCACGAAAGTAGTGGAAAACTCATTAAAATATGCCCAATCGATCGGCGATTATGTCATTGCTGTCTATGTGGCGTTCGACCGCGAAAGCGAAGAAGCCATGCAAGAAAAATGGAAAGAATGGCAGCCTGATGTGCGGCTTTTAACCTTTGTGTCTCAATATCGAAGTTTGGTTCATCCGATAGGAAGGCTCGTTGATTTTATCGAAGACAAAGCAGAAGATCACAATTATCAAGTAACCGTTTTGATACCGCAGTTTTTGCCGCGCAAAAGATGGCACCATATTTTGCATAACCAGTCGAGTTTGCTGCTTAGAGCCTATTTGCTTCGTACAAAAAACGTTGTCGTCTCCACTGTTCCTTACCATTTCAAGAAATAG